From Synoicihabitans lomoniglobus, the proteins below share one genomic window:
- a CDS encoding ABC transporter permease encodes MQTLRFALRRLAASPGYTLTALLTLALGIGVNTAMFSVVDALLFRSAPFPEADRIVQLTGAVPQGPRQVFSFEEVQEIRAGSTAFAALTTFNRTQFVVAESNHATERLGGVLASAEMFETFGVQPMLGRAFTAAETEPGRNDVVLLSHAFWQQRYGGDAAVLGRTLRLDGRNVTIIGVMPAHFDFNKLWGRTAMWQPINFTAEQQQWRDYRTFTLMGRLHDGATAHAAAHELAAVANTQQSAHPDLYSGLRYQALALPEALSDSLGRQISWMLLSLAGFVLLIACANLANLQLARATSGLRDLAIRTALGASRARLITQQLAESIVLALAGGLLGIVIAQGINRVVESQLLIDGAPGLDIRLNGAVLALTLAVAALTGVAFGIVPALIATRVDPNAALKNQSRGSTASRGTRQLRHALIVGEVALALVLLAGAGLMQRGFAQFLHRDVGWDFNRVLTATLPLSGTLYPTDASRRELFERLEINLRTLPGVDNIAIATSLPVEGYSADRQVLIEGQTPGDSAVLPSAFHAMVTPDFFATIGLPLVEGRLFAPDIKRTDPHVVVINQSLANQLFPHQSAVGQRLGSMDSGIAYWSEIIGVVPDVEAAANLSNPSTRFVVYKALVHEPWGFVYLAVRSQAPASLIEPLRRAILALEPDLPPAAVATVPQTVDANHHNLVLAARTLTAFALLGLALAAVGIYGVIAHLVTLRTAEFGVRLALGASPRNVLRLVLRQGLTLTVIGLMLGLVGAWTLGRFLHGIMPRLSTAAPGTILALAGLLLIVAGVACYLPARRATRVDPLDALRSE; translated from the coding sequence ATGCAAACTTTGCGCTTTGCTTTGCGTCGGCTCGCCGCTTCCCCCGGCTACACGCTCACGGCCCTGCTGACCCTCGCCCTCGGCATCGGCGTGAACACCGCCATGTTCTCGGTGGTCGATGCTTTGCTGTTTCGCAGCGCCCCGTTTCCGGAAGCCGACCGCATCGTGCAACTCACCGGTGCCGTGCCCCAGGGCCCGCGTCAGGTATTTTCCTTCGAGGAGGTGCAGGAGATTCGCGCCGGATCGACGGCCTTCGCCGCGCTGACGACCTTCAATCGCACGCAGTTCGTGGTCGCCGAATCCAACCACGCCACGGAACGCCTGGGCGGGGTGCTCGCTTCCGCCGAGATGTTCGAAACCTTTGGCGTGCAGCCGATGCTCGGACGTGCCTTCACCGCCGCCGAGACCGAGCCGGGGCGCAACGATGTCGTTCTGCTCAGCCACGCCTTTTGGCAACAACGCTACGGGGGCGATGCCGCCGTGCTCGGCCGCACCCTGCGCCTCGACGGCCGCAACGTGACCATCATCGGCGTGATGCCCGCTCACTTCGATTTCAACAAACTCTGGGGCCGCACCGCGATGTGGCAGCCGATCAACTTCACCGCCGAGCAACAGCAATGGCGCGACTATCGGACGTTCACCCTGATGGGGCGACTGCACGACGGTGCCACCGCCCACGCCGCCGCCCACGAACTGGCGGCGGTGGCCAACACTCAGCAATCGGCCCACCCTGACCTGTATTCGGGACTGCGATACCAGGCGCTGGCTTTGCCGGAGGCGTTGTCCGATTCGCTCGGGCGTCAGATTTCGTGGATGCTGCTCAGCCTCGCCGGATTCGTGTTGCTCATCGCCTGCGCCAATCTCGCCAACCTGCAGTTGGCTCGCGCCACGTCCGGACTGCGCGACCTCGCCATTCGCACCGCCTTGGGCGCGTCGCGGGCGCGCTTGATCACCCAGCAATTGGCCGAGTCGATCGTGCTGGCATTGGCGGGAGGTCTGCTCGGCATCGTTATCGCGCAGGGCATCAATCGCGTGGTCGAAAGCCAATTGCTCATCGACGGTGCGCCCGGTCTCGATATTCGCCTGAACGGCGCGGTGCTCGCGCTCACGCTGGCGGTCGCCGCGTTGACGGGCGTGGCATTTGGGATCGTGCCCGCCTTGATCGCCACGCGCGTCGACCCCAACGCCGCACTTAAAAATCAATCCCGCGGGTCCACCGCCAGTCGGGGCACGCGGCAATTGCGGCACGCGTTGATCGTCGGGGAAGTCGCGCTCGCGTTGGTGCTGTTGGCCGGGGCCGGCCTGATGCAGCGCGGGTTCGCCCAGTTTCTCCATCGCGACGTCGGCTGGGACTTCAACCGCGTGCTGACCGCCACGCTGCCACTCTCCGGCACCCTTTACCCGACCGATGCGTCTCGCCGCGAACTGTTCGAGCGATTGGAAATCAACCTGCGCACCTTGCCTGGTGTCGACAACATCGCCATTGCCACGTCGCTCCCCGTCGAGGGCTACAGTGCTGATCGTCAGGTGCTGATCGAAGGCCAGACCCCGGGGGACTCCGCCGTGCTGCCCAGTGCATTTCACGCGATGGTCACGCCGGACTTCTTTGCCACCATCGGTCTACCCCTGGTCGAGGGTCGCCTTTTCGCGCCCGACATCAAACGCACCGATCCGCATGTGGTCGTGATCAACCAGTCACTGGCCAATCAACTGTTTCCCCATCAAAGCGCCGTGGGACAACGCCTCGGCAGCATGGACAGCGGGATCGCGTATTGGTCCGAAATCATCGGGGTGGTGCCCGACGTCGAGGCGGCGGCCAACCTGAGCAATCCATCCACCCGGTTCGTCGTCTACAAAGCACTCGTGCACGAGCCCTGGGGCTTCGTCTATCTGGCGGTGCGCAGTCAGGCACCGGCCTCGTTGATCGAGCCACTACGCCGCGCGATTCTCGCCCTCGAGCCCGACCTGCCTCCCGCCGCCGTCGCCACGGTGCCGCAAACGGTCGATGCCAATCACCACAACCTGGTGCTCGCGGCCAGAACGCTGACGGCGTTCGCATTGCTGGGTCTGGCATTGGCCGCGGTGGGCATCTACGGCGTGATCGCCCATCTCGTCACTCTGCGCACGGCGGAGTTCGGCGTGCGGCTGGCCTTGGGAGCGTCTCCGCGCAACGTTTTGCGGTTGGTGCTGCGCCAAGGCCTTACGCTGACCGTCATCGGCCTGATGCTGGGACTGGTGGGCGCATGGACTCTGGGTCGATTTCTTCACGGCATCATGCCCCGTCTGTCCACCGCGGCGCCGGGCACCATACTCGCCCTCGCCGGGCTCTTGCTGATCGTGGCCGGTGTGGCGTGTTACTTGCCCGCCCGCCGCGCGACCCGGGTCGATCCACTGGACGCACTGCGCAGCGAGTGA
- a CDS encoding choline/ethanolamine kinase family protein translates to MPSTLPVQIEALIPQIPAWRNARAIRHERLSGGYSNVVHKLFVDDKTYAVRINGEQHRFLELNAADEVAVMMLAAEHGVSPRVLEVPARSDVLITEFIDGGTLSVESARDPRTLARITGLLKRIHQLPYSGQRCSTPFSLTRGYLRGIAELGLACPPDLAGFLDEMDRIEATRKKDPGYRQHYCHNDPFTHNLLEGQDGELKIIDWELSGLGDIWFDLATVSFSSGFDRRCDEILLESYFGHYNEPQLQTLHDMKFVCMVREIGWALMHTALERNRPNPGPGYMDFALSVLNRLKQGLVTLI, encoded by the coding sequence ATGCCCTCCACCCTTCCTGTGCAGATTGAAGCCCTTATTCCGCAGATCCCCGCGTGGCGGAACGCCCGGGCCATCCGTCACGAACGTCTCAGCGGCGGCTACTCCAATGTCGTCCACAAGTTGTTCGTCGATGATAAGACTTATGCTGTCCGGATAAACGGAGAACAGCACCGATTCCTTGAGCTCAACGCCGCGGATGAGGTGGCGGTGATGATGCTGGCGGCGGAGCACGGAGTCTCTCCCCGAGTATTGGAGGTGCCCGCACGGTCGGACGTGTTGATCACCGAATTTATCGATGGCGGAACGCTCTCGGTGGAAAGCGCCCGGGACCCTCGGACGCTGGCTCGCATCACGGGTCTGCTGAAACGGATCCACCAGCTGCCTTATAGCGGCCAACGCTGCAGCACGCCCTTTTCCTTGACCCGGGGCTATCTGCGGGGAATTGCGGAGCTGGGACTGGCTTGCCCGCCGGACTTGGCCGGGTTTCTGGACGAGATGGATCGCATTGAGGCTACGCGTAAAAAGGACCCCGGCTACCGGCAGCACTACTGCCACAACGATCCGTTCACCCACAACCTGTTGGAGGGGCAAGACGGTGAACTTAAAATCATCGATTGGGAACTCTCGGGCCTGGGGGACATCTGGTTCGACCTCGCCACGGTTTCGTTCTCCAGCGGTTTCGATCGACGGTGCGATGAAATCCTCTTGGAGAGTTACTTTGGCCATTACAATGAGCCGCAGCTCCAAACCCTGCACGACATGAAGTTCGTCTGCATGGTCCGCGAAATCGGCTGGGCCCTGATGCACACCGCCTTGGAGCGCAACCGCCCCAATCCGGGCCCCGGTTATATGGACTTCGCCCTCTCCGTTTTGAACCGACTCAAGCAAGGTCTGGTGACGTTGATCTGA
- a CDS encoding ABC transporter permease, translating to MSADHPTRPGNAHGQGFGVGRLFGGLGGDFRFAGRMLTKNKGFAATALTTLALCIGANTAIFSMLYALVLEPLPFREPAKIVEVYNSFPKAGLDNLPSNVVQYLDFKENAPAFENLALWRGGESTLGDAGAVTRLNYAAATAEIFDVLAVQPLLGRFFSTENHVPAADKVLVLTHSFWRTQFQADPTVLGRTLVLSGDTYEIIGVAPPRFEAFDAQVKFVTPLSWPPDQVTQMARYGVNPRLYGRLTDTATMGAAFSQVAALEQKVYDEGSPGLRDFLDRTGHVIAVATVHSQRVAPVKASLYLLQGGVLFVLLIGCVNVANLMLARSNARQGELAIRVALGASRGMIARQLLVEGALLTGIGALIGLGLAWSALGTINHFTAQLLPNALPFGLDSQVLGYTALISVVMALVIGVLPIAHVLGGNLVQTIQSQSRGASTGRGVRAMSSVLVVLQMAFALMLLTGAGLLIRSFAEVTAVSPGFNPQEVVAARVALPREYQQDNRAQRFAQQLTTSLQEIPGVTVGLATATPFLTGMAINTISVRDYVVPPGAPQPGAFHFAASPGYLAALQIPLREGRWFNESDTAESRQVMVVDEDFARRYYPEGSAVGHHVTFGRTPENEEDWPVIIGVVGNVRHNGVEEDSGNPYIYHAVAQGGFGTLSVFLRTARPSAEMVGLLREKVTAIDATLPVYEAGPMTGVISQSFSDRRGIMLLLVSFAGLALVLSAVGIYGVLAYDVSQRTREIGIRGAIGASREQIVALILKQGLWKTGIGLVLGLIGAFSLSRFMTSLLFEVKATDPLAYVMVSVVLLIVGLLASYLPARRAARIDPNTALRVE from the coding sequence ATGAGTGCCGATCACCCCACGCGCCCAGGAAATGCCCATGGTCAAGGTTTCGGCGTGGGCCGACTGTTCGGAGGGCTGGGCGGTGACTTCCGGTTTGCCGGCCGCATGCTGACCAAAAACAAGGGCTTCGCAGCCACCGCGTTGACGACGCTCGCGTTGTGCATCGGCGCGAACACCGCGATCTTTTCGATGCTCTATGCGCTCGTGCTCGAACCCCTGCCGTTTCGCGAGCCCGCCAAAATCGTCGAGGTCTACAACTCGTTCCCCAAGGCGGGTCTCGACAATCTGCCGAGCAACGTCGTGCAGTATCTCGACTTCAAGGAGAACGCGCCGGCGTTTGAAAATCTGGCGCTGTGGCGCGGGGGCGAATCGACCTTGGGCGACGCCGGCGCCGTGACGCGCCTGAACTACGCCGCGGCAACCGCCGAGATTTTCGATGTGCTCGCGGTGCAGCCGTTGCTGGGGCGTTTTTTTAGCACCGAGAATCATGTCCCGGCGGCGGACAAGGTGCTGGTCCTCACGCATTCGTTTTGGCGCACGCAATTTCAAGCCGATCCCACCGTGCTGGGGCGCACCTTGGTGCTCTCAGGAGACACCTACGAGATCATCGGCGTGGCCCCGCCGCGGTTCGAGGCCTTCGACGCGCAGGTCAAATTTGTCACGCCGTTGTCATGGCCGCCGGATCAGGTGACGCAAATGGCGCGCTACGGGGTCAACCCGCGGCTCTACGGTCGGTTGACGGACACAGCGACGATGGGCGCGGCGTTTTCGCAGGTGGCGGCGTTGGAGCAAAAGGTCTACGACGAGGGATCGCCGGGCTTGCGTGATTTCCTCGATCGCACGGGCCATGTGATCGCCGTCGCGACCGTGCATTCGCAACGGGTCGCGCCGGTCAAGGCATCCCTTTATCTGCTGCAGGGCGGCGTGCTGTTTGTGCTGCTGATCGGCTGCGTGAATGTCGCCAACTTGATGTTGGCGCGGTCCAATGCCCGGCAGGGCGAGCTGGCCATCCGGGTGGCGTTGGGCGCGAGTCGCGGCATGATCGCGCGGCAGTTGCTGGTCGAGGGCGCGTTGCTCACCGGGATCGGCGCGCTCATCGGTCTGGGATTGGCATGGTCCGCCCTCGGCACAATCAACCATTTCACCGCGCAGTTGCTGCCCAATGCCTTGCCGTTTGGCTTGGACTCACAGGTGCTCGGCTACACGGCGCTGATCTCCGTGGTGATGGCGTTGGTCATCGGCGTGCTGCCGATCGCACATGTGCTCGGTGGTAATCTCGTGCAAACGATCCAAAGCCAAAGTCGCGGCGCCTCGACCGGCCGGGGCGTGCGGGCGATGAGCAGCGTGCTGGTGGTGTTGCAAATGGCGTTTGCCCTCATGTTGTTGACCGGGGCGGGTCTGCTGATCCGCAGCTTCGCCGAAGTGACCGCGGTGAGCCCGGGATTTAATCCCCAGGAGGTCGTCGCGGCCCGGGTCGCCCTGCCGCGTGAATACCAGCAGGACAACCGGGCGCAACGGTTTGCCCAGCAACTCACCACGTCCTTGCAGGAAATCCCGGGCGTGACGGTGGGTCTGGCCACGGCCACGCCGTTTCTGACCGGCATGGCGATCAATACGATTTCGGTGCGTGACTACGTGGTGCCACCGGGCGCGCCGCAACCGGGCGCGTTTCACTTTGCGGCGTCTCCCGGCTATCTGGCCGCGCTACAAATCCCGCTGCGCGAAGGGCGTTGGTTCAACGAATCGGACACCGCGGAAAGCCGTCAAGTGATGGTCGTGGATGAAGATTTCGCCCGTCGCTACTACCCGGAAGGCAGCGCAGTGGGGCATCACGTGACCTTCGGCCGAACGCCGGAAAACGAGGAGGACTGGCCGGTGATTATCGGGGTGGTCGGCAACGTGCGGCACAACGGCGTCGAAGAAGACAGTGGCAATCCCTACATTTACCACGCCGTCGCGCAGGGCGGTTTCGGAACCTTGAGCGTGTTCCTGCGCACCGCCCGACCGTCCGCCGAGATGGTGGGTTTGCTGCGCGAAAAAGTAACCGCGATCGATGCGACTTTGCCCGTCTATGAAGCCGGACCGATGACGGGGGTCATCAGCCAATCATTCAGCGACCGTCGCGGCATCATGCTGTTGCTGGTGAGTTTTGCCGGCCTGGCGCTGGTGCTGTCGGCCGTGGGCATCTACGGCGTGCTGGCCTACGACGTTTCCCAGCGCACGCGGGAGATCGGAATTCGGGGCGCGATCGGAGCGAGTCGCGAACAAATCGTGGCACTCATCCTCAAACAAGGGCTGTGGAAAACAGGCATCGGGTTGGTGCTCGGTTTGATCGGTGCATTTTCCCTCAGCCGTTTCATGACGAGCCTGCTCTTTGAGGTGAAGGCGACGGACCCGTTGGCCTACGTCATGGTTTCGGTGGTGTTGTTGATTGTCGGTTTGTTGGCCAGCTACCTGCCCGCCCGTCGCGCCGCCCGCATCGATCCCAACACGGCATTGCGGGTGGAATAG
- a CDS encoding DUF5615 family PIN-like protein, whose amino-acid sequence MRRFLVDNQLPATLAHWIEQKGELALHVLAIDLGQSPDQAIWEHAAKEDMVIISKDEDFAQLTLLRPEPVRVVWLRVGNCRTASLLAMLEPIWPEILSQLDAGARLVEVH is encoded by the coding sequence GTGAGGCGGTTTTTGGTCGATAACCAATTGCCGGCTACGTTGGCGCATTGGATCGAGCAAAAGGGAGAACTGGCCTTGCACGTGCTCGCGATCGACCTCGGACAGTCTCCCGACCAAGCTATCTGGGAGCACGCGGCCAAGGAAGATATGGTGATCATCTCCAAGGATGAGGACTTTGCGCAGCTAACGCTGCTGCGACCGGAGCCGGTGCGAGTGGTGTGGCTAAGAGTAGGCAACTGCCGCACCGCCTCGCTGCTCGCGATGCTTGAACCAATCTGGCCAGAAATTCTCTCCCAACTCGACGCGGGAGCTCGATTGGTAGAGGTCCACTAA
- a CDS encoding DUF433 domain-containing protein: MPTVVLMLTTPPLISRITVEAGKCGGKPCVRGYRVRVKDVLELLAHGASWDEILADYPFLETDDIRACLEFAAAQNDHVVLRAS, from the coding sequence ATGCCTACAGTTGTCCTTATGCTCACGACTCCACCGCTCATCTCACGCATCACTGTCGAAGCCGGCAAATGCGGCGGAAAGCCTTGCGTCCGCGGATACCGGGTGCGCGTCAAAGACGTGTTGGAGCTACTCGCGCACGGAGCGAGCTGGGACGAAATTTTAGCGGATTATCCGTTTTTGGAAACCGACGACATTCGAGCCTGCTTGGAATTTGCCGCCGCCCAGAATGACCACGTCGTGTTGAGAGCATCGTGA
- a CDS encoding FtsX-like permease family protein, with product MSWLFIPRIVRRQPAFAAAGIGVVAMGVALAATAASLINALLFRPLPTFAGEQLHRIDSGIYDGIMTAPDTRDVIEELAPLPIFSFSHWSGVEYRHGHGGGTHLVDLCEVEGDAFGVLGWRPEQGRLLAAADYLPGSEAVAVLSHAFWQQQLGGGEVLDELVNLNGVPFRVVGVLPAEFDRVKRTRVPDLWTASVHASAPWRYDNRNFNSETVVARIADPAHLPETRVRLTALSERLRAEYPETDISIGMTLKPDAAAAAEELGDLVAKSYTIAALIAGLLLVACFNVGNMLLANAYRRQREFAVRQSFGATPAHLFRLLIGESMSIALIGGALGTVAALGLTHLVDQLEFGRAVDVVFDGRALGWALMVTLVLGLGGGLVPALQMSFRPFGEQLQSGARGTVSTRVAQGLIVGQVAFCAVLLTCCFLFLQSLRASLRWDPGIGTENLVYADIHLKSVLGERRTTVVRELLERARALPGVESAGMARGRPLGGAGSTQIRTERWDPAVEADHCFANSTFSVDGWFASLDVPFVAGRDFRLDEIVYPFAYAIINESMRERFWPDRTNHEVLGAEFLPWGSGTSVRIVGVVRDFAISPWTPIRPLCAIGHYENRMALHLRTAGDPRSVLAGFAALLRDPGNEFVAGDVEFFPDAQARAFVDVDSTLRVTATLAGAALLLAACGTWFMTRQWVRLQRKELGIRLAIGATPESLLWRTVRRSIRLAAMGLVMGGALSFWLAGYLRDVLPGTNGDARPAFVAVVAVTGLVSLIASYLPARQVMGIQPREVLNEV from the coding sequence ATGTCCTGGCTGTTTATTCCTCGGATTGTTCGACGTCAGCCGGCGTTTGCCGCGGCGGGAATCGGGGTCGTGGCGATGGGGGTCGCGCTGGCTGCGACGGCGGCGAGCTTGATCAATGCTTTGCTTTTTCGGCCGCTGCCGACGTTTGCGGGGGAACAGCTCCATCGGATCGACAGTGGCATCTATGACGGGATCATGACCGCGCCCGATACGCGCGATGTGATCGAGGAACTGGCCCCGCTACCGATCTTCAGTTTCAGTCATTGGAGTGGGGTCGAATACCGTCATGGGCACGGTGGCGGCACGCATCTCGTCGATCTGTGTGAAGTCGAGGGGGATGCGTTTGGAGTGTTGGGCTGGCGTCCGGAGCAGGGCCGCTTGCTGGCGGCGGCGGACTATTTGCCGGGGTCCGAGGCGGTGGCGGTGCTGTCGCACGCGTTTTGGCAGCAACAGTTGGGCGGCGGAGAGGTGCTCGATGAGCTCGTGAATCTCAATGGGGTGCCGTTTCGCGTCGTCGGGGTGTTGCCGGCCGAGTTTGACCGCGTGAAACGCACGCGGGTGCCGGATTTGTGGACCGCTTCGGTGCACGCCTCCGCGCCGTGGCGTTATGACAACCGCAATTTCAACAGCGAGACGGTCGTGGCCCGGATCGCGGATCCGGCTCATCTGCCTGAAACGCGGGTCCGGTTGACGGCGTTGAGCGAGCGGCTGCGGGCCGAGTATCCGGAGACCGACATCAGCATCGGCATGACCCTCAAGCCCGACGCTGCTGCCGCCGCCGAAGAATTGGGCGATCTGGTGGCCAAGAGCTACACCATCGCAGCGCTGATAGCAGGATTGTTGCTCGTGGCCTGTTTTAACGTCGGCAACATGCTGCTCGCCAATGCCTATCGGCGACAGCGGGAGTTTGCGGTGCGTCAGTCGTTCGGAGCCACGCCGGCCCATCTGTTTCGTCTCTTGATTGGCGAGAGTATGAGCATCGCGTTGATCGGCGGCGCGCTCGGCACGGTGGCGGCGTTGGGGCTCACTCACTTGGTGGATCAATTGGAATTTGGTCGCGCGGTGGACGTGGTCTTCGACGGGCGGGCGTTGGGATGGGCTTTGATGGTGACGCTGGTGCTCGGATTGGGCGGCGGACTGGTGCCTGCGTTGCAGATGAGTTTCCGGCCGTTTGGCGAACAACTGCAATCGGGAGCCCGCGGCACGGTGTCCACGCGCGTCGCGCAGGGACTGATCGTCGGTCAGGTCGCATTTTGTGCGGTGTTGCTGACCTGTTGTTTCCTCTTCTTGCAGTCGTTGCGCGCTTCGTTGCGGTGGGACCCGGGCATCGGCACGGAGAATTTGGTCTACGCGGACATCCACTTAAAGAGTGTGCTCGGCGAACGACGGACGACCGTGGTCCGGGAGCTGTTGGAGCGGGCGCGGGCGTTGCCCGGAGTCGAGAGTGCGGGCATGGCACGGGGACGACCGTTGGGCGGCGCGGGCAGCACGCAGATCCGCACGGAGCGTTGGGATCCGGCGGTCGAAGCCGACCATTGCTTTGCCAACAGCACGTTTTCGGTCGATGGTTGGTTCGCGAGTCTCGACGTCCCGTTTGTGGCAGGGCGCGACTTCCGCCTCGATGAGATCGTGTATCCGTTTGCGTATGCCATTATCAACGAGTCGATGCGGGAACGGTTCTGGCCCGACCGCACCAATCACGAAGTGCTCGGGGCCGAGTTTCTGCCGTGGGGCAGCGGGACGAGTGTCCGTATCGTTGGTGTGGTGCGGGATTTTGCGATATCCCCGTGGACGCCGATAAGACCGCTTTGTGCGATTGGGCACTACGAAAACCGCATGGCGTTGCACCTGCGCACGGCGGGTGATCCGCGTTCGGTGCTGGCCGGCTTCGCCGCACTGTTGCGCGATCCGGGCAATGAGTTTGTCGCCGGTGACGTGGAGTTTTTTCCCGATGCGCAGGCTCGCGCGTTTGTCGATGTGGATTCGACGTTGCGGGTGACGGCGACGCTGGCGGGCGCGGCGCTGCTGCTGGCGGCCTGCGGCACGTGGTTCATGACCCGGCAATGGGTGCGATTGCAACGTAAGGAGCTCGGTATCCGTTTGGCGATCGGGGCTACGCCCGAGAGCTTGTTATGGCGCACCGTGCGACGGTCGATCCGGTTGGCCGCCATGGGATTGGTGATGGGCGGCGCCCTGTCGTTTTGGCTCGCGGGTTACCTGCGGGATGTTTTGCCCGGCACGAATGGTGACGCGAGACCGGCTTTCGTTGCGGTGGTTGCCGTCACAGGCTTGGTGAGTCTCATCGCGAGCTATTTGCCCGCCCGACAGGTCATGGGAATCCAGCCGCGCGAAGTCCTCAACGAGGTGTGA